Part of the Caulobacter sp. SL161 genome is shown below.
TGGGCGACAGCCTCGCGCTCGCCAAGGAGGCCGCCAAGAGCGACGCCCAGATCATCGTCCAGGCGGGCGTGCACTTCATGGCCGAGACCAGCAAGGTCCTGAGCCCTGAGAAGAAGATCCTGATCCCCGACCTGAAGGCCGGCTGCAGCCTCGCCTCCTCGATCACCGGCGCCGACGTGCGACTGATCAAGCAGCGCTATCCGGGCGTGCCGGTCGTCACCTACGTCAACACCACCGCCGACGTGAAGGCTGAGACCGACATCTGCTGCACCAGCGCCAACGCCGTGCAGGTGGTCGAGTGGGCCGCAAAGGAATGGGGGACCGACAAGGTCATCCTGATCCCCGACGAGTTCCTGGCCCGCAACGTCGCCCGCCAGACGGACGTCAAGATCATCGCCTGGGCCGGCCACTGCGAAGTCCACAAGCGCTTCACCGCCCAGGACATCGCCGACATGCGGTCGGCCTGGCCCGGCGCCGAAGTGCTGGCTCACCCCGAGTGCCCGGCCGAGATCCTGGAAGCCGCCGACTTCGCCGGCTCCACGGCCGCCATGAACGACTATGTCGCCGCCAAGAAGCCGGCCCAGGTGGTGCTGATCACCGAGTGCTCGATGGCCAGCAACGTCCAGGCCGAAAGCCCCGCGACCCAGTTCATCGGCCCCTGCAACATGTGCCCGCACATGAAGCGGATCACGCTGCAGAACATCTACGACGCTCTGGTGCACGAGCAGTACGAGGTCACCGTCGACGCCGAGGTCCTCGACCGCGCGCGTCTGGCTGTCCAGCGGATGATCGACCTGCCGCCCCCGGCCGTTCCGGCGCGGTACGACCTGGTGAAGGCCAAGCATCACGTGGATGTGGAGCTGATTTAGTGCGGCCGAAGTCGGTCAGCGAACTAGAGGCTTGGCTGGCAGCGCAAGGCGGTGACCAGACCTATTTCTGCTTCGATGACTGCCATCTGGCCTACGACGCCTACTGCCTGACGCCCCGCGCGACCAAAGCCGGGACTGTCTGGGAGACCTATTACACGGAGGGACGAGGTCAGGCCGACCTGCGGACCTTCGCCGATGAAGCCACCGCCTGCGCCTACTTTCTGTCCTGGGTCGAAGATCAAGGACTGGCTCGGAAAGCGACCAATGACGCTTGAGACGCTCACCTTCGACGGCCCCGTCATCCTCGGCGCAGGCCTGGCCGGTCTCACCGCCGCGCTCGCCGCGAAGACGGCGTTCGTCCTGTCGCCGACGCCGCTGGCCACCGGCTGCTCCAGCGCCTGGGCGCAGGGCGGCATGGCCGCAGCGCTGTCGGGCGACGACACACCCGCGCTCCACGCCGCCGACACGATCGCGGCGGGCGCGGGTCTGTGCGACCCCGAAGCTGTCGACCTCCTCACCCGCGAGGGCCCGCAGGCCGTGCGTGACCTCGCCGCCCTCGGCGCGCCGTTCGATCGCAAGGCTGACCATGGCTTCGTGCTCAGCCTCGAGGCCGCCCACTCGGCCGCCCGCGTCGCCCGGGTCGGCGGCGACGGGGCCGGCGCGGCGATCATGGCCGCCGTCGTGGCGGCGGTCCGCGCCACACCGGGCATCGAGGTCCGCGAAAACGCCCGCGCTCGCCGCCTGTTGCAGGACGTGAGCGGCCGCGTCGTCGGCGTGCTGGCCGATGTCGACGGCGCCCTGGTCGAGATCCGCTCGACCGCCGTGATCCTGGCCACCGGCGGCGTCGGCGGGCTCTACGCCGTGACCACTACGCCCGCCCAGGTTCGCGGCGAGGGCCTCGGCCTAGCCGCCCTGGCCGGGGCGATGATCGCCGATCCGGAGTTCGTGCAGTTCCACCCCACCGCCATCGACATCGGCCGCGACCCCGCGCCCCTGGCCACCGAGGCCCTGCGCGGCGAGGGCGCGATCCTGCGTAATGCTGATGGCAAGGCCTTCATGGCCGACTACCACCCGGCCAAGGAGCTGGCGCCGCGCGACG
Proteins encoded:
- the nadA gene encoding quinolinate synthase NadA, with the translated sequence MADGFAPAPFNGVFTPEIEAQTAPVWEKVKHHVTPMEWRTQAPLIVEINRLKREKNAAILAHNYMTPDIFHGVGDFVGDSLALAKEAAKSDAQIIVQAGVHFMAETSKVLSPEKKILIPDLKAGCSLASSITGADVRLIKQRYPGVPVVTYVNTTADVKAETDICCTSANAVQVVEWAAKEWGTDKVILIPDEFLARNVARQTDVKIIAWAGHCEVHKRFTAQDIADMRSAWPGAEVLAHPECPAEILEAADFAGSTAAMNDYVAAKKPAQVVLITECSMASNVQAESPATQFIGPCNMCPHMKRITLQNIYDALVHEQYEVTVDAEVLDRARLAVQRMIDLPPPAVPARYDLVKAKHHVDVELI
- a CDS encoding L-aspartate oxidase: MTLETLTFDGPVILGAGLAGLTAALAAKTAFVLSPTPLATGCSSAWAQGGMAAALSGDDTPALHAADTIAAGAGLCDPEAVDLLTREGPQAVRDLAALGAPFDRKADHGFVLSLEAAHSAARVARVGGDGAGAAIMAAVVAAVRATPGIEVRENARARRLLQDVSGRVVGVLADVDGALVEIRSTAVILATGGVGGLYAVTTTPAQVRGEGLGLAALAGAMIADPEFVQFHPTAIDIGRDPAPLATEALRGEGAILRNADGKAFMADYHPAKELAPRDVVARAIHAERTAGRGAFLDATQAVGAHFPHEFPAVFETCMSAGIDPRRQMIPVTPAVHYHMGGVATDLDGRASLPGLYAAGECASTGVQGANRLASNSLLEAAVFGARAGRAAAAERTPGGEPIDLTPLPDLPDAALQTLRQAMSRDAGVLREAAGLARLLTQVEALEAAYGPCPTVVAARLIVDGALARRESRGGHYRSDFPATGEAVRTFVTLAGADAALRYAAE